In Phytoactinopolyspora mesophila, the following are encoded in one genomic region:
- a CDS encoding ABC transporter permease subunit — protein sequence MSFRRTDSVTGVPGAEVAGIGGAATGVSRSAGFRLRVAGAVLLGLLILVAVLAPWLAPYDPDVPAGMSFDAPSAQHLLGTNNIGQDVLSRVIWGTRTSLPTAAAVTAIAVFLGIVVGAVAGLAGGVADLVCMRIVDVLIALPRLPLLILVGVLAGATRVSVVLALGLLAWAPIARVLRNQTLSLRRCGFIEAARGFGAGGAYLIRRHVAAALGPVVIAQAMAVASSALLLETGLAFLGVADSNAVSWGLDINRALAEPGVYFSSAWLWWVLPTGMAIVTCVGAFIVLGIGMEPLANRRVEVRR from the coding sequence GTGAGTTTTCGTCGCACGGATTCGGTCACCGGCGTCCCAGGCGCTGAGGTCGCCGGCATTGGCGGCGCCGCCACCGGGGTGTCTCGCAGCGCCGGGTTCCGGCTGCGGGTGGCCGGCGCGGTGCTGCTCGGGCTCTTGATCCTGGTCGCCGTGCTGGCGCCGTGGCTGGCGCCCTACGATCCGGACGTCCCGGCGGGCATGTCGTTCGATGCACCGTCGGCACAGCATCTGCTGGGCACCAACAACATCGGCCAGGATGTGCTCTCGCGGGTCATCTGGGGGACACGGACATCGCTGCCGACCGCCGCCGCCGTGACCGCCATCGCGGTCTTTCTCGGCATCGTGGTGGGCGCCGTCGCCGGGCTGGCCGGTGGCGTGGCCGATCTGGTGTGTATGCGAATCGTGGACGTGCTGATCGCGCTGCCGCGGCTGCCGCTGCTGATCCTGGTCGGTGTGCTGGCCGGTGCCACCCGGGTGAGTGTGGTGCTCGCCCTGGGGCTGCTGGCCTGGGCGCCGATCGCGCGGGTGCTACGCAACCAGACGTTGAGCCTGCGCAGGTGCGGCTTCATTGAGGCTGCCCGAGGCTTCGGTGCCGGCGGGGCATACCTGATCCGGCGGCATGTCGCCGCGGCGCTGGGACCGGTGGTGATCGCCCAGGCGATGGCCGTGGCGAGTAGCGCGTTGCTGCTGGAGACCGGCCTGGCGTTCCTGGGCGTGGCCGACTCCAACGCGGTCTCGTGGGGGCTGGACATCAATCGGGCGCTTGCCGAGCCAGGTGTCTATTTCTCTTCCGCGTGGCTGTGGTGGGTGCTGCCCACCGGGATGGCCATCGTGACGTGCGTCGGCGCATTCATCGTGCTGGGTATCGGGATGGAGCCGCTGGCGAACCGGCGGGTGGAGGTGCGACGGTGA
- a CDS encoding methyltransferase, with the protein MNNDDVTGAAGTQPGPSEADHAWRLWQLSDLTTPWALRVVVTLGVADLLVDGPVDAALLAKRTGADSGALARLLRHLAARGVFFEVAPGLFELNDAARCLRAGHPSRMHEWLSMDGAAGRMDQAYAQLLSSVRTGGAAYAEMHGRSFYDDLEADPELHRSFDELMSQDSVDYGSMVDHLDWSGVRHVVDVGGGQGELLVYLLARHPHLRGSLFELAGTAEQAPALLATNGVSDRCEVVTGSFFDEVRPSGADTYLLASVLHNWNDSDATEILRRTAQAAGPGGRIVVFEGCVDDTTDQSWATHLDLKMLVLLGGRERTAEEFQDLARDAGLSVAGVTRTSRGPFALPFAVMELVVDDHS; encoded by the coding sequence ATGAACAACGACGACGTCACCGGTGCGGCCGGGACTCAGCCTGGTCCGAGTGAAGCGGACCATGCATGGCGACTGTGGCAGCTCAGCGACTTGACCACACCGTGGGCGCTGCGGGTGGTGGTGACGCTGGGCGTGGCCGATCTGCTCGTCGACGGTCCGGTCGACGCGGCGCTATTGGCGAAGCGGACCGGAGCCGATTCCGGCGCGCTGGCCAGGCTGTTGCGGCATCTGGCCGCCCGCGGCGTCTTCTTCGAGGTGGCCCCGGGCCTGTTCGAATTGAACGACGCCGCGCGCTGCCTGCGCGCGGGACACCCATCCCGGATGCACGAGTGGCTGTCCATGGACGGCGCGGCCGGGCGGATGGACCAGGCCTATGCTCAGCTGCTGAGTTCGGTGCGTACCGGCGGCGCGGCGTACGCGGAGATGCACGGGCGCTCCTTCTACGACGACCTCGAAGCGGACCCCGAGTTGCATCGCTCGTTCGACGAACTGATGAGCCAGGACTCCGTGGACTACGGCTCGATGGTCGACCACCTGGACTGGTCCGGCGTGCGGCACGTCGTCGACGTCGGCGGCGGCCAGGGTGAGCTGCTGGTCTACCTGCTGGCCCGCCATCCCCACCTGCGGGGCAGCCTGTTCGAACTGGCCGGCACCGCCGAGCAGGCACCAGCCCTGCTGGCCACCAACGGCGTCTCCGACCGCTGCGAGGTGGTCACCGGCAGCTTCTTCGACGAGGTGCGCCCAAGCGGCGCAGACACCTACCTGCTCGCATCCGTGCTGCACAACTGGAACGACTCCGACGCCACTGAGATCCTGCGCCGCACGGCACAGGCAGCAGGCCCGGGCGGGCGGATCGTGGTGTTCGAAGGATGTGTGGACGACACCACCGACCAGTCCTGGGCAACGCACCTCGATCTGAAGATGCTGGTGCTCCTGGGCGGCCGCGAACGCACCGCCGAGGAGTTCCAGGACCTGGCCCGGGACGCCGGCCTGAGCGTCGCCGGCGTCACCCGCACATCCCGCGGCCCGTTCGCGCTGCCCTTCGCGGTGATGGAACTCGTCGTCGATGACCACAGCTGA
- a CDS encoding GNAT family N-acetyltransferase: protein MSTVDDALQHHNREANNTKYDLGDFTVEVATPEEWKVVTEWGNGEHWNIGFRDPECFFAIDPGGFFLGKAGGRPVSAVSLVNYDDSYAVWGHYLVAPGERGKGYGIGVCKVASRHSGNRTTAGDAMPEQVQNYSKDGSQPIHKTVHWYGDLARTGSQHEQVVPITAAHLDAVADYDAESFPARRGPFLEKWLFAEGHRALVYLSDDGVAGYGVIRPAPVGHRIGPLTADTPEIAHALLESLTAELPAGETMSVFAPDLQPATAGLLTDLGLAEHFHVVRMWRGPRPDLRTERVYAISSLEVG, encoded by the coding sequence ATGAGCACCGTCGACGATGCACTACAACACCACAACCGAGAGGCGAACAACACCAAGTACGACCTCGGTGATTTCACGGTGGAGGTCGCCACCCCGGAGGAGTGGAAGGTGGTGACCGAGTGGGGCAACGGTGAGCACTGGAACATCGGCTTCCGCGACCCCGAGTGTTTCTTCGCCATCGACCCCGGCGGGTTCTTTCTCGGCAAAGCCGGCGGACGTCCCGTTTCCGCGGTGTCGCTGGTCAACTACGACGACTCCTACGCCGTATGGGGTCACTATCTGGTGGCGCCGGGGGAGCGGGGCAAGGGCTACGGCATCGGCGTGTGCAAGGTCGCCAGCCGGCATTCCGGGAATCGCACCACCGCCGGTGACGCCATGCCGGAACAGGTACAGAACTACAGCAAGGACGGCTCCCAGCCGATCCACAAGACCGTCCATTGGTATGGCGACCTCGCCCGGACCGGCTCGCAGCACGAGCAGGTGGTCCCGATAACAGCCGCGCACCTGGACGCCGTCGCCGACTACGACGCGGAGTCCTTTCCAGCCCGGCGCGGTCCTTTCCTGGAGAAATGGCTCTTCGCCGAGGGACACCGCGCGCTGGTGTATCTGAGCGACGACGGCGTGGCGGGTTACGGTGTCATCCGCCCGGCGCCGGTGGGACACCGCATCGGGCCGCTGACCGCGGACACCCCTGAGATCGCACATGCCCTGCTCGAATCCCTGACCGCCGAGCTGCCCGCCGGTGAAACCATGTCCGTCTTCGCCCCCGATCTTCAGCCGGCTACGGCGGGCCTACTCACCGATCTCGGCCTGGCTGAGCACTTCCACGTCGTGCGGATGTGGCGAGGTCCCCGCCCGGATCTTCGCACCGAACGGGTCTACGCCATCAGCAGCCTGGAGGTGGGCTGA
- a CDS encoding ABC transporter permease gives MESLRAAAGASDEEAPRSRGGESLHGVVGISERGTSESAGQGETPLPGPRAGGTNRRVVTVSLGYLVTLLVLLVLNFALPRAMPGDPLSAQLAAGSPSYIHDPELQQAVRDFYGLDEPLTGQFRTYITGVATGDLGVSVRYQRPVSDMLVERLPRTVLLVGTALVLGTAAGVAAGAVAGWRRGGRFDSVALAVVTVVRSVPVFFLASAACYVLAVQLGWFPVSGSGTRFAAFGPAERVVDVLWHLALPASVLVVYHAAAQFLVMRAGMVTQLGADHLLTARAKGLPERVVRRRHAARNAMLPVIGLLGVQAGVAITGAVLVETVFRYDGIGSLLVDAISHRDYPLIQGCFLLLTCLVLVASFVADLVTARIDPRTAQ, from the coding sequence ATGGAGTCTCTCCGAGCTGCGGCGGGCGCGAGCGATGAGGAGGCACCACGGAGCCGGGGAGGGGAGTCTCTCCATGGTGTGGTGGGCATCAGCGAGCGAGGAACGAGCGAGTCTGCTGGGCAAGGAGAGACTCCCCTCCCCGGCCCTCGGGCCGGGGGAACCAATAGGCGCGTCGTCACAGTCAGCCTGGGCTACTTGGTGACCCTCCTCGTCCTCCTCGTGCTGAACTTCGCCTTACCCCGCGCCATGCCGGGGGACCCGCTGAGCGCTCAACTGGCTGCCGGCTCGCCGAGCTACATCCACGACCCGGAACTACAGCAGGCGGTGCGCGACTTCTACGGGCTCGACGAGCCGCTGACCGGGCAGTTTCGCACGTACATCACCGGAGTCGCCACTGGCGATCTCGGCGTTTCGGTGCGCTACCAGCGTCCGGTGAGCGACATGCTGGTCGAGCGGCTGCCGCGCACGGTATTGCTGGTTGGCACGGCGCTTGTTCTCGGTACCGCCGCCGGGGTTGCCGCGGGGGCGGTGGCGGGCTGGCGTCGTGGTGGGCGCTTCGATTCGGTGGCGCTCGCGGTGGTGACGGTGGTGCGCAGCGTGCCGGTGTTCTTCCTTGCCAGCGCCGCCTGCTATGTCCTTGCCGTCCAGCTCGGCTGGTTCCCGGTATCGGGGTCCGGGACCCGGTTCGCGGCGTTCGGTCCGGCTGAGCGCGTCGTCGATGTGTTGTGGCATCTGGCGCTGCCGGCGAGTGTGCTGGTGGTGTATCACGCCGCGGCGCAGTTCCTGGTGATGCGCGCCGGCATGGTGACGCAGCTGGGTGCGGACCATCTGCTGACCGCTCGGGCCAAAGGCTTGCCGGAGCGGGTGGTGCGCCGCCGCCACGCCGCCCGCAACGCGATGTTGCCGGTGATCGGGCTGCTCGGAGTGCAGGCCGGTGTCGCGATCACGGGTGCTGTCCTGGTCGAGACCGTCTTTCGCTACGACGGCATCGGTTCGCTACTGGTCGATGCGATCAGCCACCGGGACTATCCGCTCATCCAGGGCTGTTTCCTCCTGCTCACCTGCCTGGTGCTGGTGGCGAGCTTCGTCGCCGACCTGGTGACGGCGCGCATCGACCCACGGACGGCACAGTGA
- a CDS encoding oligopeptide/dipeptide ABC transporter ATP-binding protein — MTALLQVRDLRVGFGGGVRALAGVDLDVDRGESVAVVGESGAGKSTLALALTGLSDAPVISGSICLDGDELVGAPADRWRLMRGDRIGLAVQGSPLNPVLTLFDQIAEPLRERRGLRRRECDERVHALLEEVQLGPEVLDRYPHEVSGGQRRRAALAMALALDPDLLVLDEPTGGLDTVTAAQLSAAISGLVRERGIGLVMITHALSEAARLADRTLVLYAGQTLETGPSRFVLGDPRHPYTRDLVAAYPVMSTTRDLRPIRGTAPDPRALPAGCPFHPRCAQAVEQCRDTPVSLASPAGVPELALRRVACHLGGVVTVLEARGVSKTFGSRRAKTGLREASLELRSGEAVGVVGRSGSGKSTLARILAGHLRSETGELYLHGQPFNQGRRREDRLLRSQVQLIQQDPWEALSPRMTVAELLAEPLVLQGREHEAAEELPLALRSVGLPGSAGMLGSRTHQISGGQLQRLCVARALLARPCVIVADEPTSMLDPSEQARLLLTLRERQSELGLALVLVSHDMALVRKATDRLLVIDDGRVVEHGQTETVCHSPRTDTAKRLIMAAPSLPITHNTHDTQHRRDTFDTDHIDHTGRISPAGERQAHR, encoded by the coding sequence GTGACCGCGTTGCTACAGGTGCGTGACCTGCGGGTGGGGTTCGGCGGCGGTGTGCGGGCACTGGCTGGCGTCGACCTGGATGTGGACCGTGGCGAGTCGGTGGCTGTGGTGGGGGAGAGCGGAGCCGGCAAATCCACGCTCGCCTTGGCGCTGACGGGTCTCAGCGACGCACCGGTGATCAGCGGCAGCATCTGCCTGGACGGCGACGAGCTGGTGGGCGCGCCGGCTGATCGGTGGCGCCTGATGCGCGGAGACCGGATCGGCCTCGCCGTGCAGGGTTCACCTCTCAATCCGGTGCTCACGCTCTTCGACCAGATCGCCGAACCGCTGCGGGAACGGCGTGGACTTCGTCGCCGCGAATGCGACGAGCGGGTGCATGCACTGCTGGAGGAGGTTCAGCTCGGGCCGGAGGTCCTCGACCGTTATCCGCACGAGGTCTCGGGCGGGCAACGCCGGCGCGCGGCACTGGCGATGGCCCTGGCGCTGGACCCGGACCTGCTTGTCCTGGACGAACCCACCGGAGGTCTCGACACCGTTACCGCCGCTCAGCTCAGCGCCGCGATCAGCGGGCTAGTGCGTGAGCGCGGCATCGGGCTGGTGATGATCACGCATGCGTTGTCCGAGGCCGCCCGGCTGGCTGACCGGACCCTTGTGCTGTACGCCGGGCAGACGCTTGAAACCGGCCCCAGCCGGTTCGTCCTCGGCGACCCGCGCCATCCCTACACCCGTGATCTCGTCGCCGCGTATCCGGTCATGAGCACGACGCGTGACCTGCGCCCCATCCGTGGAACGGCACCTGACCCGCGTGCGTTGCCGGCGGGTTGCCCGTTCCATCCCCGCTGCGCGCAGGCGGTCGAACAGTGCCGCGATACCCCGGTTTCACTCGCGAGTCCGGCGGGGGTGCCGGAGCTGGCGCTTCGCCGGGTCGCCTGCCACCTCGGCGGTGTCGTCACAGTGCTGGAGGCACGCGGGGTGAGCAAGACGTTCGGGTCGCGCAGAGCCAAGACCGGTCTGCGTGAGGCGTCGCTGGAGCTGCGCAGCGGTGAGGCGGTGGGTGTCGTCGGCCGCTCCGGAAGCGGAAAGTCCACGCTGGCGCGGATCCTGGCCGGTCACCTCCGGTCCGAGACCGGCGAGCTCTACCTGCACGGGCAACCCTTCAATCAGGGGCGCCGGCGCGAGGACCGGCTGCTGCGTAGCCAGGTGCAGCTCATCCAGCAGGACCCGTGGGAGGCGTTGTCGCCGCGGATGACGGTGGCCGAGCTGCTCGCCGAGCCGCTGGTCCTGCAAGGCCGCGAACATGAGGCCGCTGAAGAGCTACCGCTGGCGCTGCGCAGCGTCGGGCTGCCCGGTTCGGCCGGGATGCTCGGGTCCCGCACCCACCAGATCTCCGGAGGGCAACTGCAACGGCTGTGTGTGGCCCGCGCACTGCTGGCCAGGCCATGCGTCATCGTCGCCGACGAGCCGACCAGCATGCTCGACCCCTCCGAGCAGGCGCGGCTGCTGCTGACGCTGCGGGAACGCCAGAGCGAGCTCGGCCTCGCACTGGTGCTGGTTTCGCACGACATGGCCCTGGTGCGCAAGGCCACCGACCGTCTGCTCGTCATCGACGACGGGCGGGTGGTCGAGCACGGACAGACGGAAACCGTGTGCCATTCGCCCCGGACCGACACCGCCAAGCGGCTCATCATGGCCGCTCCGTCCTTGCCCATCACCCACAACACTCACGACACGCAGCACAGACGCGACACGTTCGACACCGACCATATCGACCACACCGGCCGGATCAGCCCGGCCGGAGAAAGACAGGCACACCGATGA
- a CDS encoding ABC transporter substrate-binding protein has translation MITRRTFLGAGLGMASAAYLTACGTTTESTGPSGETEAPSPAGSPQPPAQGPIEIRLPGNDVNFPSPFSYGGGIGYIQAAYTYDTLMWKDGTGAYIPWLATGFDRSDDGLSYTFQLREGVTWSDDEPFTAEDVAFTFDYLEEHRAQLAPTVITTPTPENIESVSAIDTHVVEFRLREPDWTFEQFTGAGGVFIMPKHVWSGIDEPGAQNDPELLVGTGPYRLESMDLGAGAYLYVAREDYFLGNPLIQRIEHVPVGDPLNALLAGDIHQAGGVGPGTGLRPQAVEPFENSDEFRVMDAPAGHTVTALYWNIEAGGALADPRFRQACAYAIDRQDLVDRLFDGHGAPGNPGLIPPGNPFHTDVEQYGYDVARAEELLDEAGYERPGPDQVREGPDGPLSFELLISSAQPEPPVQLVVAALAEIGVEATPVTVDLPTFGERRNAGQTELSINTFGGTNTDEQPDGMGKVYASTSRSLQRAQGYSNGEVDELIAEQRRALDEDERTRIAHQIQEAVAADLPLLPLFYPPLTTIVRTDPFDGWFDTPGGVGGLVPHVNNKLAFVTGSSEAPA, from the coding sequence ATGATCACCCGCCGTACGTTCCTAGGCGCCGGCCTCGGCATGGCTTCGGCCGCCTACCTCACCGCATGCGGCACAACGACCGAGTCGACCGGACCTTCGGGGGAGACCGAGGCGCCCAGCCCGGCCGGATCGCCGCAGCCGCCGGCGCAGGGACCGATCGAGATCAGGCTCCCTGGTAACGACGTCAACTTCCCCTCGCCGTTCTCCTACGGTGGCGGGATCGGCTACATCCAGGCCGCGTACACCTACGACACGCTGATGTGGAAAGACGGCACCGGTGCCTACATTCCGTGGCTGGCAACCGGCTTCGACCGCTCGGACGACGGGCTGAGCTACACCTTCCAGCTGCGCGAGGGGGTGACGTGGTCGGACGACGAGCCATTCACGGCTGAGGATGTCGCGTTCACCTTCGACTACCTGGAGGAGCACCGCGCCCAGCTGGCGCCTACGGTGATCACGACTCCCACCCCGGAGAACATCGAGAGTGTGTCGGCCATCGACACCCATGTCGTCGAGTTCCGGCTGCGCGAGCCGGACTGGACGTTTGAGCAGTTCACCGGTGCCGGGGGTGTCTTCATCATGCCCAAGCACGTGTGGTCGGGCATCGACGAACCGGGTGCCCAGAACGACCCCGAACTGCTCGTCGGCACCGGCCCCTACCGGCTGGAATCGATGGACCTCGGAGCCGGGGCGTATCTCTATGTCGCCCGTGAGGACTATTTCCTGGGCAACCCGCTGATCCAGCGTATCGAGCATGTTCCCGTCGGCGACCCGCTGAACGCGCTGCTGGCCGGCGACATCCACCAGGCGGGCGGCGTCGGACCTGGGACGGGCCTGCGCCCGCAGGCGGTGGAGCCATTCGAGAACAGTGACGAATTCCGCGTGATGGACGCGCCTGCCGGCCACACCGTGACGGCCCTGTATTGGAACATCGAAGCCGGGGGCGCGCTGGCTGACCCGCGTTTCCGGCAGGCGTGCGCGTATGCGATCGACCGTCAGGACCTGGTCGACAGACTCTTCGACGGCCATGGCGCGCCGGGCAATCCCGGGCTGATCCCACCGGGCAACCCGTTCCACACCGACGTCGAGCAGTACGGTTACGACGTCGCCCGCGCGGAGGAGCTCCTCGACGAGGCCGGCTACGAGCGTCCAGGGCCGGATCAGGTCCGTGAGGGCCCGGATGGCCCGCTGAGCTTCGAACTGCTCATCAGCAGCGCCCAGCCTGAACCGCCGGTGCAACTCGTCGTCGCGGCCCTGGCCGAGATCGGCGTGGAGGCGACTCCGGTCACGGTTGACCTGCCGACATTCGGCGAGCGCCGCAACGCCGGTCAGACCGAGCTGTCGATCAACACCTTCGGCGGCACCAACACCGACGAGCAGCCGGACGGCATGGGCAAGGTCTACGCGTCGACGTCGCGCTCGCTGCAACGGGCCCAGGGCTACTCCAATGGCGAGGTGGATGAGCTCATCGCCGAGCAGCGTCGCGCCCTCGACGAGGACGAACGCACCCGCATCGCGCACCAGATACAGGAGGCGGTGGCTGCCGACCTGCCGTTGCTTCCGCTGTTCTACCCGCCGCTGACCACTATCGTGCGCACCGATCCGTTCGACGGCTGGTTCGACACCCCGGGTGGCGTCGGCGGTCTGGTGCCTCACGTGAACAACAAGCTGGCGTTCGTCACGGGCTCCTCGGAGGCTCCGGCATGA
- a CDS encoding methyltransferase has product MSTGVNTRHLTALAPPGELVDWRLALSYEAVAGAGVLDALPGTSAQLAEKCGLDELALRALLEVLVAWELLVVDDAGRYTGGPAELGAQESAALAQHGVWIRRWAALAGPRLRERTAQSPLAPERPPTAVGLALLKEASRLGVGEVVDVCMSTLPGAGRVLDLGGGHGAYALELRRRGCMVTMQDLPGVIEIASGDGALPAAGVELVAADMFERLAPGPFDLVLCATVTNMFDAQKNRDLLKRIRSVLAPGGALAIVSYLRDHGPVGAVFGVQMLVATPGGDAHGEADYRQWLTEAGYGDVEVADIETPPLSVVVARY; this is encoded by the coding sequence ATGAGCACCGGCGTGAATACCCGGCACCTGACGGCGCTAGCGCCGCCGGGGGAGCTCGTCGACTGGCGGCTCGCGCTTTCCTACGAGGCGGTGGCTGGCGCCGGCGTACTGGATGCGCTGCCCGGGACATCCGCGCAACTCGCGGAGAAGTGCGGGCTGGACGAGTTGGCCCTGCGGGCACTGCTGGAGGTGCTCGTGGCGTGGGAACTGCTGGTTGTGGACGATGCGGGACGCTACACCGGCGGGCCCGCCGAACTCGGTGCACAGGAGTCGGCGGCCTTGGCGCAGCACGGAGTGTGGATCCGTCGCTGGGCGGCGCTGGCCGGGCCTCGGCTGCGCGAGCGCACGGCGCAGTCGCCCTTGGCGCCGGAACGTCCACCGACGGCAGTGGGCCTGGCGCTGCTGAAGGAGGCCAGCCGGCTTGGCGTCGGCGAGGTCGTGGACGTGTGTATGAGTACCTTGCCTGGAGCCGGCCGGGTGCTCGATCTCGGTGGCGGGCACGGCGCCTACGCTCTGGAGTTGCGGCGCCGAGGCTGCATGGTGACCATGCAGGATCTGCCCGGGGTGATTGAGATCGCCAGCGGCGACGGTGCCCTGCCCGCGGCCGGCGTGGAGCTCGTGGCGGCGGACATGTTCGAGCGACTGGCGCCTGGACCGTTCGACCTCGTGTTGTGCGCGACCGTGACGAACATGTTCGATGCGCAGAAGAACCGGGACCTGCTGAAGCGGATCCGCTCGGTGCTTGCTCCGGGAGGTGCGCTGGCGATCGTCAGCTATCTGCGGGACCACGGCCCGGTGGGTGCGGTGTTCGGTGTCCAGATGCTGGTGGCCACGCCCGGCGGGGATGCCCATGGCGAAGCCGACTACCGCCAGTGGCTGACCGAAGCCGGGTACGGCGACGTCGAGGTTGCCGACATCGAGACCCCGCCGCTGAGCGTTGTCGTCGCCCGCTACTGA
- a CDS encoding group II truncated hemoglobin — protein sequence MEEKTPTLYEWAGGAEALDRLMTEFYRTVRADDLLAPLFARMSDDHPHHVALWFGEVFGGPPAYSEQRGGFKAMRARHVNRAIKPEQRARWVQLMMQAADTVGLPDDAEFRSAFAAYVEWGSRRAMSNSQPGATLSRRTTMPYWGWGEAPPGFD from the coding sequence ATGGAGGAGAAAACCCCGACCCTCTACGAGTGGGCCGGCGGCGCCGAGGCGCTGGACCGGTTGATGACCGAGTTCTACCGGACCGTGCGCGCCGACGATCTCCTTGCGCCCCTGTTCGCCCGGATGTCCGACGACCACCCGCACCACGTCGCCTTGTGGTTCGGCGAGGTGTTCGGTGGTCCGCCGGCGTACTCCGAGCAACGCGGCGGGTTCAAAGCGATGCGGGCCCGGCATGTCAACAGGGCGATCAAACCCGAGCAGCGCGCCCGCTGGGTGCAGTTGATGATGCAAGCCGCCGACACCGTCGGGCTTCCCGACGACGCGGAGTTCCGGTCCGCCTTCGCCGCCTATGTCGAGTGGGGTTCGCGACGGGCGATGAGCAACTCCCAGCCCGGAGCCACCCTCAGTCGCCGAACCACGATGCCGTACTGGGGCTGGGGCGAAGCCCCGCCGGGATTCGACTGA